From Symphalangus syndactylus isolate Jambi chromosome X, NHGRI_mSymSyn1-v2.1_pri, whole genome shotgun sequence, the proteins below share one genomic window:
- the LOC129475547 gene encoding cancer/testis antigen family 45 member A1, with protein sequence MTDKTEKVAVDPDAVFKRPRECDSPSYQKRQKMALLARKQGAGDSLTAGSAMSKGKKLVTGDAIPPSQLDSQTDDFTGFSKDEMMQKPGSKAPVGGNITSSFSGDDLEGRETVSFPKSQEEINADIKRQVVKEIRCIGQKYEKIFKMLEGVEGPTEVRKRFFESIIKEAARCVRGDFVKHLKKKLKRMI encoded by the exons ATGACCGATAAAACAGAGAAGGTGGCTGTAGATCCTGACGCCGTGTTTAAACGTCCCAGGGAATGTGACAGTCCTTCGTATCAGAAAAGGCAGAAGATGGCCCTGTTGGCAAGGAAACAAGGAGCAGGAGACAGTCTTACCGCAGGCTCTGCCATGTCCAAAGGAAAGA AGCTTGTGACAGGAGATGCTATTCCACCCAGCCAATTGGATTCTCAGACTGATGACTTCACTGGCTTCAGCAAAGATGAGATGATGCAGAAACCTGGTAGCAAGGCACCTGTGGGAGGAAACATTACCAGCAGTTTCTCTGGAGATGACCTAGAAGGCAGAGAAACAGTCTCTTTTCCTAAAAGCCAAGAAGAAATTAATGCTGATATAAAACGTCAAGTAGTGAAGGAAATCCGATGCATTGGACAAA aatatgaaaaaatcttcaaaatgctTGAAGGAGTGGAAGGACCTACTGAAGTCAGGAAACGATTTTTTGAATCGATCATCAAGGAAGCAGCAAG atGTGTGAGAGGAGACTTTGTTAAGCACCTTAAGAAGAAACTCAAACGTATGATTTGA